In Finegoldia magna ATCC 53516, a genomic segment contains:
- a CDS encoding Tex family protein, whose protein sequence is MNILQKLSEELDIKYDNVVKTVELLDEGNTIPFIARYRKEITGNLTDETLRQLNDRLTYLRNLQERKDDITRLIDEQGKLTEDLKKQIDEATILTELEDIYLPFKPKKRTRGSIAVELGLQPVADMIMEKTHSLSEIEKKASEFVNGEEIKTVDDAISKSLDIIAEFVSEQKVFRDIVRNSFITDGVMKTEEKNEDDSGTYKMYYDYSEKVKDVKAHRVLAVFRGEKEGFLKVSFLLNDDYNIFKIMRKIARANDFESYDLIEKAVKDSYKRLIVPSIETEVRQSMKEMADDESIGVFKSNLKPYLMQPPIKETAIIGLDPGFRTGCKVAVISEYGDFLDSAVIYVTDARKQIQRADETLKDFIDKYNVKLIAIGNGTASRETEKYVSDLLAQIDDEIFYAIVNEAGASIYSASKLAIEEFPDLDVTIRGAISIARRIQDPLAELVKISPQSIGVGQYQHDVNQKKLKSSLEEVVEDCVNTVGVNINTASSALLNYVSGITKTTAKNIVDYKIENGPFTNRQEILKVKGIGPKAFVQCAGFLRIPESEEILDNTEVHPESYEIAKQIMKYDLNDIDVKKLSEELEVGEPTLRDIIEELKKPGRDPRDEMPKPVLRQDVLSIDDLEEGMIVTGTVRNVVDFGAFIDIGIKEDGLCHISKMSDSYIKNPREVCEVSDTVKVKIIGIDKDRGLVSLSMKL, encoded by the coding sequence ATGAATATACTACAAAAATTATCAGAAGAATTAGACATAAAATATGATAACGTTGTTAAGACAGTTGAATTATTAGATGAGGGAAATACAATTCCATTTATCGCCAGATACAGAAAAGAAATCACTGGGAATTTGACTGACGAAACGTTGAGACAATTAAACGATAGGCTTACATATTTGAGAAACCTGCAAGAAAGAAAAGACGACATCACACGTCTTATCGATGAGCAAGGAAAACTCACTGAAGATTTGAAAAAACAAATCGACGAAGCAACTATTTTGACAGAATTAGAAGATATTTATCTTCCATTTAAGCCTAAGAAAAGAACTCGTGGATCAATCGCTGTAGAATTGGGACTTCAACCAGTAGCAGATATGATAATGGAGAAAACTCACTCTTTATCTGAGATTGAGAAAAAAGCCTCAGAATTTGTCAACGGAGAAGAAATCAAAACAGTTGATGATGCTATTAGTAAAAGTTTGGACATCATAGCAGAATTCGTATCTGAACAAAAAGTATTCAGAGATATAGTTCGTAATTCGTTCATAACAGATGGGGTTATGAAAACTGAAGAAAAAAACGAAGACGATTCTGGCACATACAAGATGTACTACGATTATTCAGAAAAAGTAAAAGATGTCAAAGCACACAGAGTTCTTGCGGTATTTAGAGGAGAAAAAGAAGGATTCTTGAAAGTTTCATTCTTGTTGAATGACGATTACAATATTTTCAAAATAATGAGAAAAATCGCAAGAGCAAATGATTTTGAAAGTTATGATTTGATTGAAAAAGCTGTCAAAGACAGCTACAAAAGATTAATCGTTCCATCAATTGAGACAGAAGTGCGCCAAAGCATGAAAGAAATGGCAGACGACGAATCAATCGGCGTATTCAAAAGCAATTTGAAGCCTTATTTGATGCAACCACCTATCAAGGAAACAGCGATAATTGGACTTGACCCGGGATTTAGAACTGGTTGCAAAGTTGCTGTAATTTCTGAATACGGAGATTTCTTGGACAGTGCAGTAATTTATGTCACTGATGCAAGAAAACAAATCCAAAGAGCAGACGAAACTTTGAAGGATTTTATCGACAAATACAACGTCAAACTAATCGCAATAGGTAACGGAACAGCTTCTCGTGAAACAGAAAAATACGTATCTGATTTGTTAGCGCAAATCGACGATGAAATCTTCTACGCAATCGTAAACGAAGCGGGAGCAAGTATTTACTCTGCATCAAAGCTTGCAATCGAAGAATTCCCTGATTTAGATGTAACAATAAGAGGTGCTATTTCGATTGCACGTCGTATTCAAGACCCACTTGCAGAATTGGTCAAAATCTCTCCACAATCAATCGGAGTTGGTCAATATCAACACGACGTCAACCAAAAGAAATTAAAATCATCACTTGAAGAAGTTGTAGAAGATTGTGTGAATACAGTTGGTGTCAACATCAACACAGCAAGCTCTGCGCTTTTGAATTACGTTTCTGGAATTACGAAAACAACTGCGAAAAACATCGTAGATTACAAAATAGAAAACGGACCATTCACTAATCGCCAAGAAATTTTAAAAGTAAAAGGAATTGGACCAAAAGCATTCGTACAATGCGCAGGATTTTTGAGAATTCCTGAAAGCGAAGAAATATTGGATAACACAGAAGTTCACCCAGAAAGCTATGAAATCGCAAAACAAATTATGAAATACGATTTGAACGATATCGATGTGAAAAAACTATCCGAAGAACTAGAAGTAGGAGAACCTACTTTGCGTGATATAATCGAAGAACTCAAAAAACCGGGGAGAGATCCACGTGATGAAATGCCAAAACCAGTTCTAAGACAAGACGTATTGTCAATCGATGATTTGGAAGAAGGAATGATAGTCACAGGAACGGTTAGAAATGTCGTGGACTTCGGAGCGTTCATAGACATCGGAATAAAAGAAGACGGACTTTGCCACATATCCAAAATGAGCGATTCCTACATCAAAAATCCAAGAGAAGTGTGCGAAGTAAGTGACACCGTAAAAGTAAAAATAATTGGAATAGATAAAGACAGAGGATTGGTTTCCTTGTCGATGAAGTTATAA